A single region of the Plantactinospora soyae genome encodes:
- a CDS encoding MlaE family ABC transporter permease, whose product MPVLRTLDDLGGQLAFYLRAFAWAPRTLRRYKREVVRLLAEISFGRGALAVTGGTVGVICFLTFFTGTEVGLQGYQALNQLGSSAFTGFVSAYFNTREIAPLVAALALSATVGCGFTAQLGAMRISEEVDALEVMGVPSLPFLVTTRMIAGFVAVIPLYVLGLLSSYLATRTIAIFYFGQSAGTYDYYFHLFLPPVDVLWSFGKVMVFSLIVVLVHCYYGYTASGGPAGVGVAVGRAVRTAIVSVNIVDFFLSLAIWGATTTVRIAG is encoded by the coding sequence ATGCCGGTACTGCGTACCCTCGACGACCTGGGCGGGCAACTCGCCTTCTACCTGCGCGCGTTCGCCTGGGCGCCGCGCACGCTGCGCCGGTACAAGCGCGAGGTGGTCCGCCTGCTGGCCGAGATCAGCTTCGGTCGGGGCGCGCTGGCGGTGACCGGTGGCACGGTCGGGGTGATCTGCTTCCTGACCTTCTTCACCGGCACGGAGGTCGGGCTACAGGGCTACCAGGCGCTCAACCAGCTCGGCAGCAGCGCCTTCACCGGTTTCGTCTCGGCGTACTTCAACACCCGGGAGATCGCGCCACTGGTCGCCGCGCTGGCGCTGTCGGCGACGGTGGGGTGCGGGTTCACCGCCCAGCTCGGGGCGATGCGGATCTCCGAGGAGGTCGACGCCCTGGAGGTGATGGGCGTACCGTCGCTGCCGTTCCTGGTCACCACCCGCATGATCGCCGGCTTCGTCGCGGTCATCCCGCTGTACGTGCTCGGCCTGCTCTCCAGCTACCTCGCCACCCGGACCATCGCAATCTTCTACTTCGGACAGTCGGCGGGCACCTACGACTACTACTTCCACCTCTTCCTGCCTCCGGTGGACGTGCTCTGGTCGTTCGGCAAGGTGATGGTGTTCAGCCTGATAGTCGTCCTGGTGCACTGCTACTACGGCTACACCGCCAGCGGCGGACCGGCCGGCGTCGGAGTGGCCGTCGGCCGCGCCGTACGCACGGCGATCGTCTCGGTCAACATCGTCGACTTCTTCCTGTCGCTGGCCATCTGGGGCGCGACCACGACCGTCCGGATCGCGGGGTGA
- a CDS encoding MlaE family ABC transporter permease: MSGEPRADEPTTAGPAADGPTMAGPAAGGEWAGGRFAAGLRGPGHFFAFCLDALRSMFRRPFQVREFVQQAWFISSVSILPAALVAIPFGAVIALQLGSLVRQLGAQSFTGAASVLAVVREASPIVTALIIAGAGGSAICADLGARKIREELDAMEVLGIDPVHRLVVPRIVASMLVAVLLNGLVSVVGVAGGYFFNVVLQGGTPGAYLASFEALGQFPDLIVGEVKALLFGAVAALVASYHGMTAKGGPKGVGDAVNQSVVITFMLLFALNFVITAVYFQLVPQRGM, encoded by the coding sequence GTGAGCGGCGAGCCGAGGGCGGACGAGCCCACCACGGCCGGGCCGGCGGCGGACGGGCCGACGATGGCCGGGCCGGCGGCGGGCGGAGAGTGGGCGGGCGGCCGGTTCGCCGCCGGGCTGCGCGGCCCCGGGCACTTCTTCGCGTTCTGCCTGGACGCGCTGCGCAGCATGTTCCGGCGTCCCTTCCAGGTCCGGGAGTTCGTGCAGCAGGCCTGGTTCATCAGCTCGGTGTCGATCCTGCCGGCGGCGCTGGTGGCGATCCCGTTCGGCGCGGTGATCGCGCTGCAACTCGGTTCCCTGGTACGTCAGCTCGGCGCCCAGTCGTTCACCGGTGCCGCCTCCGTGCTCGCGGTGGTACGCGAGGCCAGCCCGATCGTGACAGCGCTGATCATCGCCGGTGCCGGTGGTTCGGCGATCTGCGCCGACCTGGGCGCCCGGAAGATCCGCGAGGAACTGGACGCGATGGAGGTACTCGGGATCGATCCGGTGCACCGGCTGGTCGTACCCCGGATCGTGGCCTCGATGCTGGTCGCCGTACTGCTCAACGGGCTGGTCAGCGTCGTCGGCGTGGCCGGCGGCTACTTCTTCAACGTGGTCCTCCAGGGCGGCACCCCGGGCGCGTACCTGGCCAGTTTCGAGGCCCTGGGCCAGTTTCCGGACCTGATCGTCGGGGAGGTGAAGGCGCTGCTGTTCGGTGCGGTCGCGGCGCTGGTGGCGTCGTACCACGGGATGACCGCGAAGGGCGGGCCGAAGGGGGTCGGCGACGCGGTCAACCAGAGCGTGGTGATCACATTCATGCTGCTCTTCGCGCTGAACTTCGTCATCACCGCGGTCTACTTCCAACTCGTACCGCAGCGGGGGATGTGA
- a CDS encoding ABC transporter ATP-binding protein produces MGVEVRVEGLTKSFGGQPVWSDVSLTLPAGEISVLLGPSGTGKSVFLKTLVGLLKPDRGAIWIEDQNLPRLSERALYEVRKLFGVLFQDGALFGSMSIYDNVAFPLREHTRKSESQIRALVHEKLEMVGLLGAERKLPGQISGGMRKRAGLARALVLDPRIILFDEPDSGLDPVRTAYLNQLIIDLNQQTGATFLIVTHDINTARTVPDNIGLIYHGHLAMFGPREMLLSSTEPVVRQFLNAQRIGPIGMAEEKDSDELRAEAEAGVELPPLPPIPLQLRPSDGRPRRAEQPPGQWCAEHGVDPPTGSFRNADGSAWQPGGWQPDEVLR; encoded by the coding sequence ATGGGCGTCGAGGTGCGCGTCGAAGGGCTGACCAAGTCCTTCGGCGGTCAGCCGGTCTGGTCCGACGTGAGTCTGACCCTGCCGGCCGGCGAGATCTCGGTGTTGCTCGGCCCGTCCGGCACCGGCAAGTCGGTGTTCCTCAAGACGCTCGTCGGACTGCTGAAGCCCGACCGGGGCGCGATCTGGATCGAGGACCAGAATCTCCCCCGGCTCTCCGAACGCGCCCTGTACGAGGTCCGCAAGCTCTTCGGCGTGCTGTTCCAGGACGGCGCACTGTTCGGCTCGATGAGCATCTACGACAACGTCGCCTTTCCGCTGCGTGAGCACACCCGCAAGTCGGAGTCCCAGATCAGGGCCTTGGTGCACGAGAAACTGGAGATGGTCGGGCTGCTCGGCGCGGAGCGGAAACTGCCGGGTCAGATTTCCGGCGGCATGCGTAAACGGGCCGGGCTGGCCCGGGCCCTGGTGCTGGACCCCCGGATCATCCTCTTCGACGAGCCCGACTCCGGACTCGACCCGGTCCGCACCGCGTACCTCAACCAACTCATCATCGACCTCAACCAGCAGACCGGGGCGACCTTCCTGATCGTCACGCACGACATCAACACCGCGCGTACGGTGCCGGACAACATCGGGCTGATCTACCACGGCCACCTGGCCATGTTCGGGCCGCGCGAGATGCTGCTCTCCAGCACCGAGCCGGTGGTCCGGCAGTTTCTCAACGCACAGCGGATCGGTCCGATCGGGATGGCCGAGGAGAAGGACTCCGACGAGTTGCGGGCCGAGGCCGAGGCCGGGGTGGAACTCCCACCACTGCCGCCGATCCCGCTGCAACTCCGCCCCTCCGACGGGCGTCCCCGACGGGCGGAGCAACCACCCGGGCAGTGGTGCGCGGAGCACGGCGTCGACCCGCCGACCGGATCGTTCCGGAACGCGGACGGCAGCGCCTGGCAACCCGGCGGGTGGCAACCCGACGAGGTGCTGCGGTGA
- the shbA gene encoding RNA polymerase sigma factor ShbA gives MTAAPETDLVARAARRDPEATATLLAEVRPGLVRYCRARLGRIGGAYATADDVAQEVCLAVLRALPRYRDEGRPFSAFLYGIAAHKVADAQRAAIRDSAVTAPAALPDGPDADPGPEQRAVATDLARRLSALLARLTEVQREIVLLRVAVGLTADEVGVIVGMSAAAVRVTQSRALARLRALAGTALDEVAA, from the coding sequence ATGACCGCAGCACCCGAGACAGATCTCGTCGCTCGGGCCGCCCGTCGCGACCCCGAGGCGACGGCGACGCTGCTCGCCGAGGTCCGCCCCGGTCTGGTCCGATACTGTCGGGCCCGGCTGGGCCGCATCGGCGGCGCGTACGCCACCGCCGACGACGTGGCCCAGGAGGTGTGCCTGGCCGTGCTGCGCGCGTTGCCGCGCTACCGCGACGAGGGCCGCCCGTTCTCCGCCTTCCTGTACGGGATCGCCGCGCACAAGGTCGCCGACGCCCAGCGGGCCGCCATCCGGGACTCCGCCGTCACGGCACCTGCCGCACTGCCCGACGGCCCGGACGCCGATCCCGGCCCCGAGCAGCGGGCCGTCGCGACCGATCTCGCGCGCCGGCTCTCCGCGTTGCTGGCCCGGCTGACCGAGGTGCAGCGGGAGATCGTCCTGCTCCGGGTGGCGGTCGGGCTGACCGCCGACGAGGTGGGCGTCATCGTGGGGATGTCGGCCGCCGCCGTCCGGGTGACCCAGTCGCGTGCCCTCGCCCGGCTGCGCGCGCTCGCCGGCACCGCCCTGGACGAGGTCGCCGCATGA
- a CDS encoding winged helix-turn-helix transcriptional regulator, whose product MSATNTRVPFTPDADGDCPVREVLDRVGDKWSVSIVVLLGRRTHRFTELHRAIDGISQRMLTLTLRALVRDGLVSRTAHASVPPRVDYELTDLGRTLLVPLIALDEWASTHRDDIRAARQRHDQDAAAG is encoded by the coding sequence ATGTCAGCTACGAACACCCGTGTTCCCTTCACCCCGGACGCGGACGGCGACTGCCCGGTTCGTGAGGTGCTGGACCGGGTGGGCGACAAGTGGAGCGTGTCGATCGTGGTGCTCCTCGGTCGGCGTACGCACCGCTTCACCGAACTGCACCGCGCCATCGACGGGATCAGCCAACGCATGTTGACGCTGACCCTTCGTGCCCTGGTCCGCGACGGCCTGGTCAGCCGTACGGCGCACGCGAGCGTGCCACCCCGGGTCGACTACGAGCTGACCGACCTCGGCCGGACCCTGCTCGTCCCCCTCATCGCCCTGGACGAGTGGGCCAGCACACACCGAGACGACATCCGGGCGGCGCGCCAGCGGCACGACCAGGACGCCGCCGCCGGCTGA